AATACCAATTTTAATTGTCTTAGCAAGGcaagctaaataaaaaaaattctatagcTAACTGAACAACTTTGTGGACTAAGTAAGATTGGGAGCTAGATTGATTTTGGAAAATACGCTCATTCCTAACTAACCATAATTGCCAACAAAGGAAGCAAAAGAAAATCTTCCAAGGAAGCTGATGACCCTGGATAATACTATCCGATATAGCATTTGTTTTAAGGCAAGATTGGAGTGGTAGGTGGAAAAACGATAAAGGCAAGATACCTGGAGATAGAAGCTAAATCATCTTAGCCCAAGGGCAATCTCATAAGATATGAATAGTGGTTTCAAGATTATTACACCTTGGACAACGATCATTAACATCCGGGTGAGAGCAAGCTAGATATTGACGAGTAGGTAGTCGATTGAGCATAGACTTCCAAATgaaaaattggattttcttaGGGTAAtgaaatttccaaatccaattcCACATAGAATTATTAAAAGGGACATTAGCTTGCTGGTATAAAAACTTTACCAAACAAACACCGTTATTGAGCCTAAATAAAGGAATTAGATAACTTAGTTAGCTGGGCCACAAGATACCTTTAATAAGTTGTTTAAATTGCATCGGTAGGGGAATTTGAAGACCCTCTAACCTCCATATATGATTATCCCATAAGGAACTCACCAATCTTTGCTCCTCATTTGGCATAAGTAGATCTACAATACGACTTCTTAGAGAATCGCTAGGGATCCAATGATCCTCCCAAACCCGAATGGTTTGACCATCCCCTAttatccatttcattcctttcttAAGCCATTGCATACCTAAATGTATAGCTTTCTAGATATGAGATGCTCTGGGACTAACGACACTCTCAAAAAGGTTCGTGTGGGGAAAGTATTTGGTTTTCAAAACTTGAGCCCATAGTGTGGTTGGCCATTGCTGAAGCCTCCAGGCTTGATTCATGAGCAAAGCCATATTCATATGAAGAGAAGATTTAATGCCCAAACCACTAGCATCTTTTGGAGTAGTTATGAGTTCCCAACTAATCGTGTGACAATGTCTATGATGGGCGGTGTCTCCCCATAAAAACTGACAATTTAGTTTATCTAGGTGTCGACTAATGTTTTTGCGGGAGAAGGGTCGTCTGCATGGCATGAATAGGGATGGAGGCTGAGGTGGATTTGATTAATGTAACGTGACTCGCAACAAAAAGTTATTTGACTTGCCAAccctcaattttcttttggattttatcAATTAAGTATTGATAGGCATTAGCCTTTCGACAGGTAGTAAAACTTGGAGTCCCTAAATAAGTACTGATTGGAGTAGTAGTAGgaatacaaaaaaatatcaGCAATCGGTTCTTTAGTACGCTTGGTTGTATTTGGTGAAAACCAGAGGCGTGATTTTTGTGTACTAATGATTTGGCCTGagcaagaacaaaaattttgtagaatAGTTTTAAGATTTTGGCACTCTGCAATCTTTGCCTTAGAGAAAAGAAATCATTAGCGAAAAATAAATGCGAAATTTTAATTTGTCCCCTAAAAGTCACAGGGTGGATTTACCGCCTCTTCCAAAAGAATGGATAATCActccaaacacaaaataaatagataaggAGATAATGGATCTCCTTGATGCACCCCCCCTACTTGGGACAATATCCAGTAAAGGAGATCCATTCcacaaaatgtgaaaatgagTTGAGGAGATCATGTTAATAATAGGCTTAATTAGATTTGGAGGGACTTGGAAAAACTCAAGAGTTTCCTGTATGAACGACCATTCTAGTCGATCATAAGCTTTATCAAGATCCAGTTTGAGTGCCACGTGACCCTTAGGCCCAGTCTTCCTTACCATCGTACATATAATATCCTGAACTAGTATAATATTGTCACTCGTCCTGCAACCTAGAACAAAACCTGCTTGGCAAGGGTTGATGATTTCAGTAATGTACGGTTTTAACCTCTGCAGGATGATTCTAGAGACCAATTTATGAAGAGTGATGCATAAACTAATCGGATGAAATTGTGTGATTATATTTGGATGATCCATTTCAGGATAAGGACAAGATTTGTGATACCCCAATCTTTAGGAATAGCCTAAGTCTCAAAAATTTCTTGAATGACATGAATAATGCCCGGACTGAGTATGTTCTAGTTATGTTGAAAGAAGATACTTGAGAAGCATTTTGTTGTGTTGATTTGCAATTGTAAACTTagaagtttatatatataacacaggTAGGGGTAGGGCTGATGAGTCATGAGTTATGAGGCCCATaaatggttttttgttttgggctaGGCTAGACTCTAAATGGGTCCATAATGACAAGGTGGCTCAGTTATTCCCACCCAACgcaaaaacattattattaaaaagaaaataaaatatttgcaaAGTCTGAAAGTGAAAAGCTATTAAGCTAATATACATACAGGAATTCAATTTGAGAACTCGTGCGAAGTGGGTCTATTTTCAAAGCTCACCAATGCTTAGTGTTTGGTTTCCCTTTCCCTGTCTTGAACTTCAAATAAAATGCATTCAATTTAGTTATGATGTCAATATCCATTATCTGAAATTGTTCGCTTTACTTTTAACTTTGGAGTTCTTGCATCAGTGCTTTGCTCTTGCTTCTTTATTTACAAGAAATTTCCAACGTGTGTgcgcatgttttttttttaaaaaagaacttCTTGAGCTCAAGTTACATCAAAATCGTATCATGTAgaagtaaaatatttaattcTTATGAATTGCCTATAATGTTTTTCTAAGACTTAAgtcatttttcttcattttgcaATATCTCATCCATATCATTAAATCAATCCTGTTTTAAGACTTGGTATATCTCATCCATATTAGTCCTGCTTTGGGTccataaattttgcatttaaagGAAATTTTACATTATTTAAGATGGAATTACAATTACTCTAAACtgtttagattttcaaataaagTCAATCACGTAGGTATGCATATGTATTTGTAATCAACCTCCACCATGGATGCAGCATGTTGTGGGTAGAAGCATGAATACCCCCGTCAGCAATCAAGCCAGCCTCTTTGTTGCACTAAAATCAAGCGAACaagttaatttcaatttttccaTTATCATATTCATAAATCCTTATGAACGTATCAAtatcatagttttaaaaaccataGCAATCAAAGATATGAAAAACATAACTCGTCAAtatcatagttttaaaaactggaacaataaaaaatatccTCATTTTTTTACTGGTTTTGGCCATGTTACCGAACTGGTTTAGGATCCAGTTCCCAGTTGAACCGGCGGTCCGATCTGGTTTTAAACTGCAGGAGTTACGATCCAGTTCCCAGTTGAACCGGCGGTCCGATCTGGTTTTAAACCGCAGGACTTACGTCTTCAAGAACAAGGTAACTTCAATTTTCCAGTATCATTTGAGCTTCAAAAACAATAATGCATATCTTcctctatacacacacacacacacacacacacacacacacacacacacaaggacAGTATGACATTCAGAATACCTTACAGATTTACAaaccaggaaaagaaaaatcaaaggggATGAGAAAATGTAAGATGATATACTGAACACAACGAAATGGTTGAAGCACCTCACATGGAGAGAGTAGCTACAAGAATAGGAGCTACAAGCAGGTGCCAGAGGGGCAAAACCACACAATAACCCTCAACAAGTTTTTAGGGCTGCAGAATCCAGAGCTTTGAGGTCATTAACAAAATCATCAGGAGCTTTATGATGCACTGAAGGATCTAGATACTGAATCAATGAGTATAGGGGATATCAAAGAGAATAGCAGGCACATCAAATTGAAGGTTGAATATGTATCCTGACTTCACTTTGACCAACATAGAATTCACTCAATTAGTCCTGGTAGTATTTGAACAGAGAAAGCATACCCTACTTATCAAtaaagacctttttttttaactagtcgctaacccgtgcgatgcacgggatagttaaataaatatttagttAATCAACCTCACATttaaagaaaaagctaaaagaatCAAGGAAAGGTTGATTTGCCCACCTAGAAAAAgctaaaaaggaaagaaaaaaaagaaaaaagacattgaaaaagaaagaaagaaataactatttttttttagaaaataatgttGAAAACTAAAGCAACAATAAGATAATGGAAAATCTATTTGCAAAGGATTGCAACCTTTGTATGTTTACTTAGCTCAAagtcaaaatccaaattcaattttgaaacaATGAAAACACACTTCATATTAATTGTAAATCAGTCTCACTACATAAATTCACTTTTCGCTCTAATGTATTTTGTAGATCAAATACTGTCAAAAGAATTCCAATAAACACTATTGCCACATCTCTATTTGTTGTAGGCATTTAATTTACATAGAAGTCAATAGCAACCGCAATAGCTATCAAGGTTGCTCAATGCTATGACAATCTAGATCCAAACATTCTCCTTCTACAATCTCATATAGTCATCTCTTTTCTTCAAACCTGCATATCAAGCTTTGTGAACATGCATcaccctcatcttcatggaagaacaaaagaaaatgaagttgaTAACTTTATATTTGTTGGCTGCTTTGCAAAGGAACACCACTCCTTCAACTAATGATGTAAGTGTAACCTATGAGCGAATGGGGATGGCTTGTAAGGGAGAGGTTTgaggaataaagagagaaaggggaaGCAGAGGACCCAAAACAAAGCGGAGAGAGAGCTCAAAGGTTAGCTGGTATGTATAGAAAATGAATGTGAAAATGGGTCCTTTATTGTGCATTcatattcaaaaaatgaaaacacaaaaatgaaaatgaaaattgaatacaacatttttttaaccaaatagCACCTTATTATTTGATCTTGCAAGTTTTTCCAGGATATTTTGTGTTAATTTGCACCTCAACACTTGTTATACTACTTTGTGGGTACATTTTAACCTGTTCAATGTGGTTTTTATGTGTATTTAATCTTCGGATAAATTGGTCTTTGAAAAACTAACCTTGCATTGTATCAAGGTTTTGTGAGGCTTGAAGAGATCACCAATCCAAAGGTTTCATCATCTGTGTGAGGGTCTTCGGATCTGATTGAAgatcataaaattttacaactaaaaaaatgttagtgattcagaaaaaaaaaaaaaaaaaaattcctcagaAAGAATATAAGAATACTCTTTGAAGACAAATCTATAAAACTCAAAagaatactctctctctctgttttttgaAGCCAAAAGAATGCTGTTTCttaaaaagttcaaaacaaagtttaaatattttttgaagacAAAGCTAGAAGTCAAAAAGATCTATTAATAATCTCTGAAGTCTAGGTGATTTGAAGATTGTGTTTCTTATGGGATTCTTTCACATTTATCCCAATTTTGAGACATGAATCCTGCTAAATAcctttttcctttatcacctTCACTAATTTTCTCATTACTTGAATTACATCTGTTCTTTTCCCATTTAGCTCTCTTCCTTTGTTTAGGTACAAATTCTTAATACCATTCAAATGTGCGCAATGATGTACTCTTCAGTAGATGAATGTAATAACTTGGCTTCAAGtaaatgtatatataatgtTAATTGCACCAATCAGGAATGACATGCATACTTCAAAGTGATGCAATTGCATCAGACTCTGAACATATATGGCTATAAATTCAACAACTATATgtgaggggggaggggggggtgGGGATAAGCATGTACGATTATAGAAGGGCATAGATCCACTAACATTATTAACAATGAACCATCTGAAAGACATCAAATCGACAAATTTTAAGAATGCAGAAATTTGAACCATAATAAAAGTGAATGCAACAGATACATAGCACAAACAACTTTAGGCTAAAAACAAAGTGAATTTGATTGTACCTTCCAAAGTAAAGTGTCTTTATGATATATGCACTTATAAGACCCGCCCGAAAGTTACCATGTAGGAAGTTAGACGATGATGTGTATCAAATTCCCCATAAGAATGGAAGCTGTTCCTTTTCCCACTTACATGTGCAAACATTCTCCAAAGTCTATTCAAAGAGATTCACTATTTTTCAACTCAAACAGACTTGTAGTCTATTTTGATCTCAAAAGAGGCTTATAGCCTTTTCCAAGTCAAATAGACTTAACAGTCTTCTACTCTTTTTCAAACCACAGACCTATGGTCTGTTACATTAAGGCCTATGGCCTCCTTTACAACTCAAACAGACTTACAGTCATTGGAACTTGGGTTGTTGCTCTCCCCCACTCCAACCTCTACCCAAAAAAGAAGTCCAAAAAAATGCTACCAAATTGGGGTCCCTATTTTAGCTCTATGTTAAATTTAAAGGTTTCTCTAAAAGAAACCACAATCTGGGTTGggatttttaaaaatcctaaTCTCAGAAGACTCTAAATGCCATTTAAATCATTGACGTTCTAGAATTGTGGAATTATGAGATTCAAGATCCTGATAAAGATTTTAACAACCTTCGGACTCCGTTACGGAGACAAACAACTATGGTATATTATTGTATCGTCATTCTGTGTATAATATTGCAGAGCACTGGTAATGTGTCCTCCGTTGCTGGTGCTGTGAACAAATtctatatgtatataataaattaaactatCGTTTGGAATTAGTATGAGGATTTGGCAACTACGAAATTGGAAGCAAGGCTTCATTGTTGTTAAATCTACATGCTGTGTGAATTATATTTAAGCTGTACAGATAATTGTCTACTTCTGTAAACATGCAATGATATGTACTCTTAAGTCAACCAATGATTTTTGCTAATAAATCGAATCAAACCCTAGGtttgataatgaaaaaaaaaaatcaactttaagCAATTTtgatcgaaaatctcaaaaaataagaaatagaagaagaagatgaagaaaacgAACCCTAATTTTCTGAAACAAAGTTCTAATTCAACCATCTGATGTAATCTGCCCAATTTTGACGGCTATCGTCAGTGCTCAAAGGTGGAGATCGGTCCTTGTGAGTAGCACCATGGAAAGATCAATGATGCCTTCTTTCGATTTCGGACCAAACAGCATGGGGATGGCTTCTTGGTGAGATTGATTTTCAGTGTTGGGTTTTTGGGAAGGAGAgggtagagaaatagagaagagagaggagcgGCAGGGGTCTGAGGGTTCTGCGTTTTGGAGGAAAATAAGAAGGCTGGCGTTGTATTTATTGGGTTttagaaaagatttttttacgtttttttttttttttggtttcagaaaagttttttattttatttttttattttaaatattttaaatattatgctgaggtggaaaattgtgggagcttcaaaggcttcggttttatatatatatagatgaactACTTATcaacaaggaaaagaaaaatgaacagTTCTAGTATCGCACCACAGGTATCAATGCATTCTTCAGTCATCATCCTCAGAACTTGCATATGCTAGGCCTAGTAAACTTTTAACAGGGTTTTCTGTATTAGTATCTCCCTCTGCTTTATTCAATCTTGACAAAGGCCACTCTTTCTCCTCCTGGTCAGTCTCAGGCTGCTCTTTCTCCTGGTGAGACTCAGACTTAAGGCTTTTTAAAGCAGAATCATTTGAAGCAGGAGTTGACTGATTCCCATCAGATGGACTAGAAGTTCTCTTCCGTTTGGGTTTGATTTCCACAAcctttttcaataaatattGCTGTCTGCAATCCAGATAAAATACATATTTCAGaaaccccacccccccccacccaaaaaaaaaaaaaaaaaaggaaactaaaaagtgtctagttttttttttttttttttactacaaagTGCAAATATTGTTCAAAATGCACACATTTTGTGTGTGCctgtgttgagagagagagagagagacctgattCCACTCTTGGGCTTGGGCTCAACTCGAAGTGGCAATGGGACTGATGCAGGTGAAGAATCTGCTAAACTTGCAGCTTTGTGTCCATTGGttaaggaagagaaagaaaaactagaAACAGCATTAGCATCAACATAGAACAAAATTTCAGCAGACCCCAAGCAGTTCTCACCATAGATGTTTTCATAATTCAACTTAAGAGCATTTCACAAGTTTGCCATGTAAAATATAGCAAGCACTAGAGAGTTCATTCAACAAAGAGGCATAAACATACCATAGGTTTCCATTTATATagaactagtcgctaacccgtgcgatgcacgggaaatgtattgagtacaatatataatttaatctttgtttattttactacaacaccaaaattgaatttgtaaaataaaatcatatagctaaaacatttgttaacagctatacgtttcagacatttattaaactatattattattattattattattattattattattatcaacttaacagtattttaatatatgataccaacatgcttcaagaaaatgtccaacactgaaaacaatttcgaaaacaaactcaactaaacagtttgatgaataaatatattacaatctataatataagccaagaaataaactttgaaaccaatatgaacaaaatccacgtcaaacaaaaccatttcgatcattaagaatatgactcactaaagtcatgaaaaacacaggattcattacaaaaaaaaaaaaaaaaaaaaagaagcatctttagtctttatagattttgcctaagtacccagatacgatgacacatactcacacaaaaatcattaaagaaagaatcaaagaacataCACAACATGTACATAgctatgaaagtaaaaataagaaaaacaaaagagacgtaaacacggacaattaaagaaaaaatataggaaaaaaaagttaggaatagaaatataagataaagatgggttaccctcaaaaagaataatccatggatattcattgaaatcttctagataatttctgataatagaaaaaataaaacccaaaagttatgatgttaaaacttccaaaaggccaaaaaaaaaatttttaaaaaaaatcagaagattcaaagcttcaaaagtattgaaataaaacaatatatatatatatatatatataattacgcaatagagaaatacaatagaaagaagggaatccatgattatagcttttctactattgaaattggccagacaattaaatgtattgcaaaaaatgaacttaaaaattcatatgtaaaccaaacaattagaagattttgagccaagaatttattaaaacaaaacaaaaattatgtgactacacaatggagaaatataataaacaaaaaaaaatatgtctacacaacatagaaatattagagaaatatgagttaccttttaaatgttaaaattcaaaatattaaaacttttaaaaggttaaaaaaaattgaagatttaattaaaagattcaggcctagcaattaaataaacaaaacaacaattgacaaacttataagaaaaagcaacaaatctataatttttattgaacaaatcaaataaccctaaccttgatgcattgaccgaagaaggagaggagtccaatacataagtggaatatgtgaattgtgaagcatgagctgccctaaaaaaaaatcttgaagaaaaataagttttaaggagaaaattggAGGTTTTGTGCAGAAGAGATTCACATGGtgattcaaaatagtaagttaggaaCGGTTTGAAAGAATTTAgaaaagtagcatctcgagtttttaaaactcgagatccatattagaaCTCGAGTGCTAAAGACTCGCGTTCTGAGTGGGAAAATGCCAcgtagatctcgagtctttaagactcgagttttatgcaaaaaatttcacctatagtggcgtttttaagccttacagtgacgttttaaagccctatagcggcgttttcctgcaaaaaatttttgtaagtaCCAGGTTtagggtgccctatagtggcgtttttaattcttatagtgacgttttaaagccatATAGCAgcgttttttgcaatttatggaaatcgagtctttaaaactcgattttcagcgcaatttttttcctccaaatcgagacttaaaaactcgagttccaagatggaactcgagttttagatactcgagatgttatttttcaaaattgttttaaaatatgacaattaactaaattttttaatatttattgttattttaaaaaaaaattcgagaaaattgtgttgcggcaaaagaagataatagcagatctaatcataaaatctaaaataaaaagaatttaaaataaaaaaaaataaaaaaatagtggtgACCAATGgccatacatataaatataagatattGACCAACCTTTATAAAAAGATGTCAGTTTCAATATTCACTTTGTGGTGAGGGTCCTCAAACATCATCTTCTCCATGAATAGTTTTTGGGGCTTAGGTTTTCTAcgcaagcaattcttaaataggagagagtagaggcggtgggagagtgtccttatttagctagaagtctaatttgcattagaaaaagaaaacagtgatgaggtggaaaatttaatttaatttaaatttaatttaaatattgtgcagacgtggaaaattgtgggagctttaaaaacttcggttttatatatatatatatatatatatatagattagtaaGTTCACATAATGACCTGGCTTCTCATAAAGCATACAGTGGTCACAATGGTCAGAAGAATCTAACAATCAAGCATACATGTAAGGAAGCAATTAAGCCTGTGGTGACTATTTGTCCAAGCCATTTAAAACAACTCCCTCAGCTgccataaaaattaaactaCATTATGAAGTTCAACATTTTTTAATGATCGCACTACACAGAAATAAGCAAGTCTTCTTCCTCTTTAACAGAATCATGGAACAACAGCCAAGTCAAGggatacttatcaaaaaaacaaacagcCAAGTCAAGGGATAGCCTATAGCAGGATTAAGTATGATGTTGGTTACCAGTAAATCAAAGGAAAACCATGCATATGAGAACATTACAAAAGTTTCATTACGGACCAACAGTACTCTCCCTCTTTCAATAACATAAAAGGATATCTTAAACACAGCAAATGCCCGTTTCTCAGTTCGACGTAGGAGGTGTTCTGCATCCTCCTCAGCTTCCATTTGCTCCTTGAGATAGAGTAGATCATCACTGTCCAAGGCTGCATACTCAAATAAAATGAAGTTGAAGAAACAAAAggtaaaaacaaagagaaaggaTGACACACAGATAGAGACAAGGAAGGAGTATTGTTACCGCCTCGCCCATGAAGGTAGCCTCCACGCTCTCCTGCAACCTCTTGCATTTGCTTGCATCAACCGCTCGGTAGAGGAAGCCAAGATCCCTGTCGGGGGGTGTTATCAGAAAACTCCCCTCAAGGTTTTGCACAAAAGAGCAAAAGAACCTAAACTATATCACACCGGTATAGTATGTTGTTattactaattattattataatgattATCATAATGGCACGTAGTGGGCCTCTTAATATCCATCCCGTTACTAAGAGAGGAAGTACGATTTGAGGCATAGCTCATTGGCTGTGACAGCATAATATTATGTTTAGGactgaatgttcaaatagtgtataaagcacctatgaatgtttagactcccaatttacaaattaccaacagAAGCTTATTAttaaacaatgtatgtgcggaatatgaaaataaactaaaacaaaattggtaaaacaatctaaaccaaaattaatcacaatcacaatagtaattaaaaggcaaagattaagggaagagagatgcaaacacaaagacaacacaacgatgtgttatcgaagaggaaaccgaagtcctcggcgtaaaactTTTCCGCAGCCTTTCAAATGGTCaataatcaatccactagagaataaagttgggatacatgaatagcagaaaaccctccaagcctaatctacctaatgcatctaagctctccaagcttcttgctctaacaGGGTTTCGCTGAACCTTGTCTTTTCTAGTTTACCGGATCTCAcaatagcccattgcatcaaccaaaatgaattggtctcttctgaactgcttcccaagcaccaaatagcctcctcacagatatgagtatggtgagataaagatttggctaatgtacctctcaagaatgtatcaatggagagggtgagaatagaggaatttggagaatcaaatgatgaagattgtggatgagtcaattttgatttcctttagggtttctctctcaaaattctctctgaaaactctcacatttcgtgggtataagggtatttatagtaagGTGTgtatggaatgcaaagagttaGTTAAAACCAAACAGGATGTTCTAGCAACTCGAGCTCGCGACTGGAATGAGTCGTGAGCAAACTGCCTAGccagactggaagttttgtcttgta
The Quercus lobata isolate SW786 chromosome 10, ValleyOak3.0 Primary Assembly, whole genome shotgun sequence DNA segment above includes these coding regions:
- the LOC115964682 gene encoding uncharacterized protein LOC115964682, which gives rise to MAGREVREYTNLTDPKDKKWGKGKEKIDDEDTTFQRMVAKMQEVAGERGGYLHGRGALDSDDLLYLKEQMEAEEDAEHLLRRTEKRAFAVFKISFYVIERGRVLLSLDLAVCFFDKYPLTWLLFHDSVKEEEDLLISV